Proteins from one Streptomyces roseifaciens genomic window:
- a CDS encoding alpha/beta hydrolase, producing MRRPTRPAAVLCAVAATATALSPSAATAAAPPAAAIAFGPCPASVPAPAPPARVECGTLSVPLDHARPDGPQLSIAVSRVRATGTPAERRGVLLVNPGGPGGSGLPYAVTKRAKLPERVRRAYDVVGFDPRGTGRSAPADCGAMGGLFAAPAPDPVPRDRSAEREHLASLRSLAGDCAAGAGPALPHLSTEETARDMDAIRAALGEGRTGFLGVSYGSYLGAAYAALFPQRVGPMVLDSVVGPEDWYAFDLRQAGALLRQRATLLEWLAAHHERFGLGSTAGAVRGAYERVRAGLAARPVDGFGPAEFDRAVYRALGRTERWAPLGDGLRTYLRDGTVGGLRPAAPFDGPDSRTYEAANRTVKCADGPGPAPGRVVADLRRLRRLDPLPVLTGIEASACAYWHHRPHSRTRLGSPAAPPVLLVASQHDPVTPVEGARAMQRVLPGSRLVTLENDYSHGVFASRGNACVDDAVAAYLVDGTVPGGDLRCQGPGLPEIP from the coding sequence ATGCGCCGTCCCACCCGCCCGGCCGCCGTCCTGTGCGCCGTCGCCGCCACTGCGACAGCCCTGTCCCCCTCCGCCGCCACGGCCGCCGCGCCGCCCGCCGCCGCGATCGCCTTCGGGCCGTGCCCCGCCTCCGTGCCGGCGCCCGCCCCGCCCGCCCGCGTCGAGTGCGGCACGCTGAGCGTGCCCCTCGACCACGCCCGGCCCGACGGCCCGCAACTGTCCATAGCCGTCTCGCGGGTCCGCGCCACCGGCACCCCCGCCGAGCGCCGCGGGGTGCTGCTCGTCAACCCCGGCGGGCCGGGCGGCTCCGGGCTGCCGTACGCCGTCACCAAGCGCGCCAAGCTGCCCGAGCGGGTCCGGCGCGCGTACGACGTCGTCGGCTTCGACCCGCGCGGGACCGGCCGCAGCGCCCCTGCGGACTGCGGCGCGATGGGCGGCCTCTTCGCGGCGCCCGCACCCGACCCCGTCCCGCGCGACCGCTCCGCCGAGCGGGAGCACCTCGCCTCCCTGCGCAGCCTCGCCGGTGACTGCGCGGCGGGCGCGGGGCCCGCCCTGCCGCACCTTTCGACGGAGGAGACCGCCCGCGACATGGACGCCATCCGCGCGGCTCTCGGCGAGGGGCGCACCGGATTCCTCGGCGTCTCCTACGGCAGCTACCTCGGCGCGGCCTACGCGGCCCTGTTCCCGCAGCGCGTGGGCCCGATGGTGCTGGACAGCGTCGTCGGCCCGGAGGACTGGTACGCCTTCGACCTCCGCCAGGCCGGGGCCCTGCTGCGGCAGCGCGCGACCCTGCTGGAGTGGCTGGCCGCCCACCACGAGCGGTTCGGGCTCGGCAGCACGGCGGGAGCGGTCCGCGGGGCGTACGAGCGGGTGCGGGCCGGGCTCGCGGCCCGGCCCGTGGACGGCTTCGGGCCCGCCGAGTTCGACCGCGCGGTCTACCGGGCGCTCGGCCGCACCGAGCGCTGGGCGCCCCTCGGCGACGGGCTGCGCACCTACCTGCGCGACGGCACGGTCGGCGGCCTGCGCCCCGCGGCCCCCTTCGACGGCCCGGACTCCCGTACGTACGAGGCCGCCAACCGCACCGTGAAGTGCGCCGACGGCCCCGGTCCCGCACCCGGGCGGGTCGTCGCCGACCTCCGCCGGCTGCGCCGCCTCGACCCGCTGCCCGTCCTGACCGGCATCGAGGCGTCGGCCTGCGCGTACTGGCACCACCGCCCGCACAGCCGCACGCGCCTCGGCAGCCCGGCCGCTCCCCCGGTCCTGCTCGTCGCTTCGCAGCACGACCCCGTCACCCCGGTCGAGGGCGCCCGGGCCATGCAGCGCGTGCTGCCCGGATCCAGGCTGGTCACGCTGGAGAACGACTACTCGCACGGCGTCTTCGCCAGCCGGGGCAACGCGTGCGTGGACGACGCCGTGGCCGCCTATCTGGTGGACGGCACGGTGCCCGGCGGGGATCTGCGCTGCCAGGGTCCGGGCCTGCCGGAAATCCCTTGA
- a CDS encoding dipeptide epimerase, translating to MKTTLRTARLRLAEPLRISRGVMDARDAVWLTVEHGGVRGFGEAVASAYYGLDAGAIRRLMCHAAVGLSRFATPESALEAVEGETLLPRDTPPAVAAAVEAALLDLAGKRAGLPVHRLLGGSTAAPAAETARTIGITSPVRAALTARCLADAGFTVLKIKGGSPDPADDIERVRAVRQAAPHARLLLDPNGAWTVARARKLLPRFAALGVEAVEQPTLPGDPEGLARLAETSPLPVIADEDAVSLDDARRLAGRVHGVNVKLAKCGGVHAALRIADALAGSGTELMLGCLTASSLGIAPAVHLADRARWTDLDGHLLLAHDPWTGIGGRDGTVRAPGAPGLGVRATTQRTQRTPRGRQARQARQAQQEQRAQQAQQARRGQRGQGDPAP from the coding sequence GTGAAGACCACCCTGCGCACTGCCCGGCTCCGTCTCGCGGAACCCCTGCGGATCTCCCGGGGCGTCATGGACGCCCGCGACGCCGTCTGGCTGACGGTCGAGCACGGCGGAGTCCGCGGCTTCGGCGAGGCCGTGGCCAGCGCCTACTACGGGCTGGACGCCGGTGCCATCCGGCGGCTGATGTGCCACGCCGCCGTCGGACTCAGCAGGTTCGCGACGCCGGAGAGCGCGCTGGAAGCCGTGGAGGGGGAAACGCTTCTGCCCCGCGACACCCCGCCCGCCGTGGCCGCCGCCGTCGAAGCCGCGCTGCTCGACCTCGCGGGCAAGCGCGCCGGCCTGCCCGTCCACCGCCTCCTGGGCGGCAGCACGGCCGCGCCCGCCGCCGAGACGGCCCGCACCATCGGCATCACCTCCCCCGTACGGGCCGCCCTGACGGCCCGCTGTCTCGCCGACGCCGGGTTCACCGTCCTCAAGATCAAGGGCGGGTCGCCCGACCCCGCCGACGACATCGAGCGCGTACGGGCCGTCCGGCAGGCCGCCCCGCACGCCCGGCTGCTCCTCGACCCCAACGGGGCCTGGACCGTCGCCCGGGCCCGGAAGCTGCTGCCGCGCTTCGCCGCGCTCGGCGTCGAAGCGGTCGAACAGCCCACCCTCCCCGGCGACCCCGAGGGCCTCGCCCGGCTCGCCGAGACGTCTCCGCTGCCCGTCATCGCCGACGAGGACGCGGTGAGCCTCGACGACGCCCGCCGGCTCGCGGGCCGCGTCCACGGCGTCAACGTCAAGCTCGCCAAGTGCGGCGGCGTCCACGCCGCCCTGCGGATCGCCGACGCCCTGGCCGGCAGCGGCACGGAGCTCATGCTGGGCTGCCTGACCGCCAGTTCGCTCGGCATCGCGCCCGCCGTCCACCTCGCCGACCGGGCGCGCTGGACCGACCTCGACGGTCACCTGCTGCTCGCCCACGACCCGTGGACCGGCATCGGCGGCCGGGACGGGACCGTGCGGGCCCCGGGCGCCCCCGGCCTGGGCGTCCGCGCCACCACGCAAAGAACGCAACGTACGCCACGAGGGCGACAGGCGCGACAGGCGCGACAGGCGCAACAAGAGCAACGAGCCCAACAAGCCCAACAAGCCCGACGGGGCCAACGAGGCCAAGGAGACCCCGCACCGTGA
- a CDS encoding HoxN/HupN/NixA family nickel/cobalt transporter, whose amino-acid sequence MSLPADSPGSPGPAPAFRWRREDTVRTAGLLAVIAALHVVAFGVLYLLVVPNHYTVGSKVYGVGLGITAYTLGMRHAFDADHIAAIDNTTRKLMADGKRPVSVGFWFALGHSSVVVAMAALVAGGTQLAGRLMDEESTAHQTLGVVGTTVSGGFLYLIAALNLVALAGILRIFRAMREGRYDEKELEQHLDSRGFMNRILGRFTRSITRPGQMYPLGFLFGLGFDTATEVTLMVMAGSGAAAGLPWYAIVCLPLLFAAGMSLFDTLDGTFMNFAYQWAFSNPVRKVYYNLTITGLSIAVAFLIGTIELVGVLHEKLGLDDAVTGWIAGLNLDNVGFVIVGLFVVVWAAALGYWRFGKVEQRWAARTQAAAES is encoded by the coding sequence ATGTCCCTTCCCGCTGATTCCCCTGGTTCCCCCGGTCCCGCGCCCGCCTTCCGCTGGCGCCGCGAGGACACCGTGCGGACCGCCGGTCTGCTGGCCGTCATAGCCGCCCTGCACGTCGTCGCGTTCGGCGTGCTCTACCTGCTCGTCGTCCCCAACCACTACACCGTCGGCTCGAAGGTCTACGGGGTCGGGCTCGGCATCACCGCCTACACCCTCGGCATGCGGCACGCCTTCGACGCCGACCACATCGCCGCCATCGACAACACCACCCGCAAGCTCATGGCGGACGGCAAGCGCCCGGTCTCCGTCGGCTTCTGGTTCGCGCTCGGCCACTCCAGCGTCGTCGTCGCGATGGCCGCCCTGGTGGCCGGCGGCACCCAGCTCGCCGGGCGGCTGATGGACGAGGAGTCCACGGCCCACCAGACCCTGGGCGTCGTCGGCACGACGGTCTCCGGCGGCTTCCTCTACCTCATCGCCGCGCTCAACCTCGTCGCCCTCGCCGGCATCCTGCGCATCTTCCGCGCCATGCGCGAGGGCCGCTACGACGAGAAGGAGCTGGAGCAGCACCTGGACTCGCGCGGCTTCATGAACCGCATCCTCGGCCGCTTCACCCGCTCCATCACCCGGCCGGGGCAGATGTACCCCCTGGGCTTCCTCTTCGGGCTCGGCTTCGACACCGCCACCGAGGTCACGCTGATGGTGATGGCGGGCAGCGGCGCTGCCGCGGGCCTGCCCTGGTACGCGATCGTGTGCCTGCCGCTGCTGTTCGCCGCGGGCATGAGCCTGTTCGACACGCTCGACGGCACGTTCATGAACTTCGCCTACCAGTGGGCGTTCTCCAACCCGGTCCGCAAGGTCTACTACAACCTCACGATCACCGGCCTGTCCATCGCCGTCGCCTTCCTCATCGGCACCATCGAACTGGTCGGCGTCCTGCACGAGAAGCTGGGGCTGGACGACGCGGTGACCGGCTGGATCGCCGGCCTGAACCTCGACAACGTGGGCTTCGTCATCGTCGGCCTGTTCGTGGTGGTGTGGGCGGCGGCCCTCGGCTACTGGCGCTTCGGCAAGGTCGAACAGCGCTGGGCGGCCCGCACGCAGGCCGCGGCCGAGAGCTGA
- a CDS encoding MFS transporter → MKTWHEIRGFPLAIRLLLVNQLGVNTGFYLLVPYLATHLGQDLGMSAAVIGIVLGVRNLSQQGLFLIGGSAADRLGARGVIIAGCALRTAGFALFALGDGLTVLLAASVLSGLAGALFNPAVRTYLAQEAGERKAEAFALFNVFATTGALIGPLLGSALLLVGFRASALTAAAIFALLTVAQALVLPARPAAPSGGGVLADWREVLANRAFLAFSLAMVGMFTMENQLYLLLPDGARRATGWDGAAGLVFLAGTLANLGLQLRITRALKGRGSRGKWVAAGLALMGLAFLPPMAVAGTEGNVLGLLPVLGGALLLYLGVMVAQPFVMEMIPGFGRPGLTGTYFGIFYAVSGIAAALGNALVGWAMDTGGRDGTQWLPWACCLALGLVSAGGVAWLHRLRALPAATAPPTAPATA, encoded by the coding sequence GTGAAGACCTGGCACGAAATACGCGGCTTCCCGCTCGCGATCCGCCTCCTCCTCGTCAACCAGCTCGGCGTCAACACCGGCTTCTACCTGCTCGTCCCCTACCTCGCCACCCACCTCGGCCAGGATCTCGGCATGTCCGCCGCCGTCATCGGCATCGTCCTCGGCGTCCGCAACCTCAGCCAGCAGGGTTTGTTCCTCATCGGCGGCTCGGCCGCCGACCGGCTCGGAGCGCGCGGCGTGATCATCGCCGGGTGCGCGCTGCGCACCGCGGGCTTCGCCCTGTTCGCCCTCGGCGACGGCCTCACCGTGCTGCTCGCCGCATCCGTCCTCAGCGGCCTCGCGGGCGCGCTCTTCAACCCCGCCGTGCGGACGTACCTCGCCCAGGAGGCGGGGGAGCGGAAGGCGGAGGCCTTCGCCCTGTTCAACGTCTTCGCGACCACCGGCGCGCTCATCGGGCCGCTGCTCGGCAGCGCGCTCCTCCTCGTCGGCTTCCGGGCCTCCGCGCTCACCGCCGCCGCGATCTTCGCCCTGCTCACCGTCGCCCAGGCGCTCGTCCTGCCCGCCCGGCCGGCCGCGCCCAGTGGCGGCGGTGTGCTCGCCGACTGGCGCGAAGTCCTCGCCAACCGGGCTTTCCTGGCGTTCTCCCTCGCCATGGTCGGCATGTTCACCATGGAGAACCAGCTCTACCTCCTCCTGCCCGACGGAGCCCGCCGCGCCACCGGCTGGGACGGCGCCGCGGGGCTCGTCTTCCTCGCCGGGACCCTCGCCAACCTGGGCCTGCAACTGCGCATCACACGGGCCCTGAAGGGCCGCGGCAGCCGGGGGAAGTGGGTCGCGGCCGGACTCGCCCTGATGGGCCTCGCCTTCCTGCCCCCCATGGCGGTCGCGGGCACCGAGGGGAACGTGCTCGGGCTGCTGCCCGTCCTCGGCGGAGCGCTGCTGCTCTACCTCGGCGTCATGGTCGCCCAGCCGTTCGTCATGGAGATGATCCCCGGCTTCGGGCGGCCCGGGCTGACCGGCACGTACTTCGGCATCTTCTACGCCGTCTCCGGCATCGCCGCCGCCCTCGGCAACGCGCTGGTCGGCTGGGCCATGGACACCGGCGGGCGCGACGGGACCCAGTGGCTGCCGTGGGCGTGCTGCCTGGCGCTCGGACTCGTCTCCGCGGGCGGAGTGGCGTGGCTGCACCGGCTGCGGGCACTCCCGGCGGCGACGGCTCCTCCGACGGCTCCCGCGACGGCCTGA
- a CDS encoding ATP-grasp domain-containing protein, whose translation MGHLLMVESWVGSMSRLLPRAIREAGHEFTFLTRDLHHYLRSAPEGTAHPLLSARNVVQADTNDPAALLPHIEQLHAALRFDGVLTSCDYYLPTAARIAGRLGLPGPPVRAVTDACRKDATRRALDRAGLPGPRFAVCPDWTATAEAARDLGYPLVLKPVDLCAGMYVRRVDDEAGLAAAHRALADFPVNARGQLRAPVVLLEELLDGPEVSVETVSSGGTAHVVGITDKSVGGAPAFVETGHMFPAALDPAQAEEAAATALRALDALGLDDVVAHTEIKLTADGPRVIEVNPRPAGNRITELVRHVTGVDLAAACVDVALGREPDLTTRTTGIRSAAVSFLVPETAGTLQHIDGADGVAGAPGVLEASFAEPGTAVKASGSNNDYLGHVMAADPGGHGARRRAEELLAGLTPKVVAP comes from the coding sequence GTGGGACACCTGCTGATGGTCGAGAGCTGGGTCGGATCGATGAGCAGACTGCTGCCACGGGCGATCCGCGAAGCCGGCCACGAATTCACCTTCCTCACCCGCGACCTCCATCACTACCTGCGCTCCGCGCCCGAGGGCACCGCCCACCCCCTGCTCTCCGCCCGCAACGTCGTCCAGGCCGACACCAACGACCCCGCCGCGCTGCTCCCGCACATCGAGCAGCTGCACGCCGCCCTGCGCTTCGACGGCGTCCTGACCTCCTGCGACTACTACCTCCCCACCGCCGCCCGCATCGCCGGCCGCCTCGGCCTGCCCGGCCCGCCCGTGCGCGCCGTCACCGACGCCTGCCGCAAGGACGCCACCCGCCGCGCCCTCGACCGCGCCGGCCTCCCCGGGCCGCGCTTCGCCGTCTGCCCCGACTGGACCGCCACCGCCGAAGCGGCCCGCGACCTCGGCTACCCCCTCGTCCTCAAGCCCGTCGACCTGTGCGCCGGCATGTACGTGCGCAGGGTCGACGACGAGGCCGGGCTGGCCGCCGCCCACCGCGCCCTCGCGGACTTCCCCGTCAACGCGCGCGGACAGCTCCGCGCCCCCGTCGTCCTCCTCGAAGAGCTGCTCGACGGGCCCGAAGTCAGCGTCGAGACCGTCTCCTCCGGCGGAACGGCACACGTCGTCGGCATCACCGACAAGAGCGTCGGCGGCGCCCCGGCCTTCGTCGAGACCGGCCACATGTTCCCCGCCGCCCTGGACCCGGCGCAGGCCGAGGAGGCCGCCGCCACCGCCCTGCGCGCCCTCGACGCCCTCGGCCTCGACGACGTCGTCGCCCACACCGAGATCAAGCTCACCGCGGACGGGCCCCGCGTCATCGAGGTCAACCCCCGCCCCGCGGGCAACCGCATCACCGAACTCGTCCGCCACGTCACCGGCGTCGACCTCGCCGCCGCCTGCGTGGACGTCGCCCTCGGGCGCGAACCCGACCTGACCACCCGTACGACGGGCATACGCAGCGCGGCCGTCTCCTTCCTCGTCCCGGAGACCGCCGGCACGCTGCAGCACATCGACGGGGCGGACGGCGTCGCCGGAGCCCCCGGTGTGCTCGAAGCCTCCTTCGCCGAGCCCGGCACCGCCGTCAAGGCGAGCGGCAGCAACAACGACTACCTCGGGCACGTCATGGCCGCCGACCCCGGCGGCCACGGAGCGCGCCGCCGTGCCGAGGAACTCCTCGCCGGCCTCACCCCGAAGGTGGTGGCGCCGTGA
- a CDS encoding class I SAM-dependent DNA methyltransferase codes for MNTRNLLTDHPELYEARFPDPERLAARWTEATLAAHGAGPRVLDLGCGTGRDAAWLHGAGREVTGADLSEAMLAHARARHPGPAYLRADLRGFDLGEGAFDAVVCLDSALLYCHTNEQLDGLLGSCRRALRPGGLLVAEMRNGAFFLGRTELLDAPTSGEFAWRGRTYAHVTTLSVDRAAQLLRRRRIWTTDGSPPLEQRSAWRLLFPQELRYALAAHGFDTISLHDGPGPRTEPPWREGTPPSITADGDRLHVIARRL; via the coding sequence ATGAACACCCGAAACCTGCTGACCGACCACCCCGAACTCTACGAAGCCCGCTTCCCCGACCCCGAACGGCTCGCCGCCCGCTGGACGGAGGCCACCCTCGCCGCCCACGGCGCCGGACCACGCGTCCTCGACCTCGGCTGCGGTACGGGGCGGGATGCGGCGTGGCTCCACGGGGCCGGGCGCGAGGTCACCGGCGCCGACCTCTCCGAAGCCATGCTCGCCCACGCCCGGGCCCGGCACCCCGGCCCCGCGTACCTCCGTGCCGACCTGCGCGGATTCGACCTCGGCGAAGGTGCCTTCGACGCGGTCGTCTGCCTGGACAGCGCGCTGCTCTACTGCCACACCAACGAGCAGCTCGACGGCCTCCTCGGCTCCTGCCGGCGGGCGCTGCGGCCGGGAGGCCTGCTCGTCGCCGAGATGCGCAACGGGGCGTTCTTCCTGGGCCGCACGGAGCTGCTGGACGCGCCGACGTCCGGGGAGTTCGCCTGGCGGGGGCGGACGTACGCACACGTGACGACGCTGAGCGTCGACCGCGCGGCGCAACTGCTGCGGCGGCGCCGCATCTGGACGACGGACGGTTCCCCGCCGCTCGAACAGCGCTCGGCGTGGCGCCTGCTGTTCCCCCAGGAACTCCGCTACGCACTGGCCGCGCACGGCTTCGACACCATCTCCCTCCACGACGGCCCGGGCCCCCGCACGGAGCCTCCCTGGCGGGAGGGGACCCCACCGTCGATCACGGCCGACGGCGACCGCCTCCACGTGATCGCACGCCGCCTGTAG
- a CDS encoding MFS transporter has product MSYADLLRGPHVTRLLLGTLVGRLPSAMASVAVPLALRQAGASYGFVGVAVGVFAIASAIGGPLLGRLVDRAGQPLVLLPTALVAAVGFAVVAIAPGSRTAVLAGVALAGAATPPLEPCLRALWPDIVAPGKLEAAYALDSASQELVFVGGPLVVAGGVAVASPGAALWAGALLGIAGVLVVATAPPARVWKAPARSGDRLGPLRSRGLVVLLTGLTGAGVAIGTLNVLVVHYAEDHRLPGGAPTLLALNALGALIGGLAYGAVRHWRVAPPRRTLLLMLGLTAGYGLLCLLPAPPLMAGLMILTGLFLAPVLTVVFVLVGELAPAGTVTEAFAWLVTLMTAGVALGSAVVGTVLETAGPTWAASCGVAGLAVGALVILAGQAHLVPAAREEAEEAPARAV; this is encoded by the coding sequence ATGAGCTACGCGGACCTGCTGCGCGGCCCCCACGTGACCAGGCTGCTCCTGGGGACCCTCGTCGGGCGGCTGCCGAGCGCGATGGCTTCGGTCGCCGTGCCGCTGGCCCTCCGTCAGGCGGGGGCTTCGTACGGGTTCGTGGGCGTGGCCGTGGGGGTGTTCGCCATCGCCTCCGCGATCGGCGGCCCGCTGCTGGGCCGTCTCGTGGACCGGGCGGGCCAGCCGCTCGTCCTGCTGCCCACGGCCCTCGTGGCGGCCGTGGGCTTCGCGGTCGTGGCGATCGCGCCCGGCAGCCGCACGGCCGTCCTGGCCGGAGTCGCGCTCGCCGGAGCGGCGACGCCGCCGCTGGAGCCGTGCCTGCGGGCCCTGTGGCCGGACATCGTCGCGCCCGGGAAGCTGGAGGCGGCCTACGCCCTGGACTCCGCCTCGCAGGAACTGGTCTTCGTCGGCGGGCCCCTGGTGGTGGCCGGCGGCGTGGCCGTCGCCTCGCCCGGGGCGGCGCTGTGGGCCGGTGCGCTCCTGGGCATCGCCGGAGTGCTCGTCGTCGCCACCGCCCCGCCCGCCCGGGTCTGGAAGGCGCCCGCCCGCTCCGGCGACCGGCTCGGCCCGCTGCGCAGCCGCGGCCTGGTCGTGCTGCTCACGGGCCTCACGGGCGCGGGCGTCGCCATCGGCACGCTCAACGTCCTCGTCGTCCACTACGCGGAGGACCACCGGCTGCCCGGCGGCGCCCCCACGCTCCTCGCGCTCAACGCCCTCGGCGCGCTGATCGGCGGGCTGGCCTACGGGGCCGTGCGCCACTGGCGGGTGGCGCCGCCGCGCCGGACGCTGCTGCTGATGCTGGGGCTCACGGCCGGGTACGGGCTGCTGTGCCTGCTGCCCGCGCCGCCGCTCATGGCCGGCCTGATGATCCTCACCGGCCTGTTCCTCGCGCCCGTGCTCACCGTCGTGTTCGTGCTGGTGGGCGAGCTCGCCCCGGCGGGCACCGTCACCGAGGCGTTCGCCTGGCTGGTGACCCTGATGACGGCGGGCGTGGCGCTGGGGTCGGCCGTCGTCGGCACGGTGCTGGAGACGGCCGGGCCCACGTGGGCCGCGTCGTGCGGGGTCGCCGGGCTCGCCGTGGGCGCCCTGGTGATCCTCGCCGGGCAGGCGCACCTCGTCCCGGCGGCGCGGGAGGAGGCCGAGGAGGCGCCCGCCCGCGCCGTCTGA
- a CDS encoding PLP-dependent cysteine synthase family protein, whose product MSPVLQAAPRANRGLLALLGRTPLARIDAGLPGPHPGFWAKLEGLGAGGMKARAAVSMLMGAEERGELLPGAPVVESTSGTLGIGLAFAGQALGHPVVLVGDAELEPSMRRLLRAHGARLDIVDRPAAEGGWQAARLARLRQLLAEHPGAYWPDQYNNPDNVAGYASLAAELASGLDHLDILVCSVGTGGHSAGIAGPLRRHFPGLRVVGVDATGSTIFGQPARPRLMRGLGSSIHPRNVAYDAFDEVHWVGPAEAADACRRLAREAFVSGGWSTGAAALVAAWAARVHPGAVVATVFPDGPHRYLGTLYDDDFTAAHGLDLDAAARRPLEIPHPRAAEATGWARCTTVVDPVRDAGGAGAAPCGWPGATGAARAGAPVAGP is encoded by the coding sequence ATGAGCCCCGTCCTGCAGGCCGCGCCCCGCGCCAACCGCGGGCTCCTCGCCCTCCTCGGCCGCACCCCGCTCGCCCGTATCGACGCCGGACTGCCCGGCCCGCACCCCGGGTTCTGGGCCAAGCTCGAAGGGCTCGGCGCGGGCGGCATGAAGGCCCGTGCCGCCGTCTCCATGCTCATGGGCGCCGAGGAACGCGGCGAGCTCCTGCCCGGCGCGCCCGTCGTCGAGTCCACCTCCGGCACCCTCGGCATCGGCCTCGCCTTCGCGGGCCAGGCCCTCGGCCACCCCGTCGTCCTCGTCGGCGACGCCGAGCTGGAACCGTCCATGCGGCGGCTCCTGCGCGCCCACGGCGCCCGGCTCGACATCGTCGACCGCCCGGCTGCCGAGGGCGGCTGGCAGGCCGCACGCCTCGCCCGGCTGCGGCAGCTCCTCGCCGAGCACCCCGGCGCGTACTGGCCCGACCAGTACAACAACCCCGACAACGTCGCCGGTTACGCCTCCCTCGCCGCCGAACTGGCCTCCGGCCTGGACCACCTGGACATCCTCGTGTGCAGCGTCGGCACCGGCGGGCACAGCGCCGGCATCGCCGGGCCCCTGCGCCGGCACTTCCCCGGACTGCGGGTCGTCGGCGTCGACGCGACCGGCTCGACGATCTTCGGCCAGCCGGCCCGGCCCCGCCTGATGCGCGGCCTCGGCAGCAGCATCCACCCGCGGAACGTCGCCTACGACGCCTTCGACGAGGTCCACTGGGTCGGCCCCGCCGAGGCCGCGGACGCCTGCCGGCGGCTGGCGCGCGAGGCGTTCGTCAGCGGCGGCTGGTCCACGGGCGCGGCCGCCCTCGTCGCGGCCTGGGCCGCCCGCGTCCACCCCGGCGCCGTCGTCGCCACCGTCTTCCCCGACGGCCCCCACCGCTACCTCGGCACGCTCTACGACGACGACTTCACCGCAGCACACGGCCTCGACCTCGACGCGGCCGCGCGCCGCCCCCTGGAAATCCCCCACCCACGAGCCGCGGAGGCGACGGGCTGGGCGCGGTGCACGACAGTGGTGGATCCGGTGCGGGACGCGGGCGGAGCGGGGGCGGCGCCCTGCGGGTGGCCGGGTGCCACCGGGGCGGCTCGCGCCGGCGCGCCCGTCGCGGGCCCG